A single window of Montipora capricornis isolate CH-2021 chromosome 14, ASM3666992v2, whole genome shotgun sequence DNA harbors:
- the LOC138033751 gene encoding adrenocorticotropic hormone receptor-like yields the protein MLTFCVFSAVVAGVFSLCAMASNGVALYIVYKDPLNFFRRKSITVLMASLAVNDFLTGSVVSLFRILRDIACDSARIRNPPFAGSFENIIGVFAHNNGTLLIVGLSAERLIAVALPFYYRATASSRKTLVCVVCLMTYSFVFSLLQLSGIPPGIYRTLQLHLNMTFPLFAVFALNLSLLLILRKHRRRSCSKTPHPKDNHFAAANEHRFDITFTAILIVLLLFLSLAPYYVMTLIEFHCSQCIRSTWFVPCRQISLLFRFIHCACNPFTYSFRIRECRQSFKALFSKSQRTGELSSKDSQVLSPTPSTIFLRRMSRKSGKTGEVIEEFVEENLPDALASGLVNMTTDDLDVQADKTDHKEVQKDQRLRTESTSNVSGRSNEISFKELEHHYDTKL from the coding sequence ATGTTAACTTTTTGCGTTTTTTCGGCGGTTGTTGCTGGTGTATTTTCTCTCTGCGCCATGGCCTCAAATGGTGTTGCACTTTACATTGTGTACAAGGATCCACTGAACTTCTTTCGACGTAAGTCGATCACAGTTTTGATGGCTTCTTTGGCAGTCAACGACTTTTTAACTGGTTCTGTGGTCAGCTTGTTTCGTATTCTGCGGGACATTGCGTGCGATTCGGCTCGCATACGAAACCCTCCATTCGCTGGCAGCTTTGAGAATATCATTGGTGTTTTCGCTCACAACAATGGAACTTTGCTTATTGTGGGTCTATCCGCGGAGAGATTGATTGCTGTGGCTTTGCCGTTTTACTATCGCGCAACTGCAAGCAGTCGAAAAACGTTGGTGTGCGttgtttgtctaatgacatatTCCTTCGTGTTTTCTCTTCTTCAATTGAGTGGTATTCCGCCAGGAATTTATCGCACACTTCAACTTCATTTGAACATGACTTTTCCGCTGTTTGCAGTGTTTGCTCTTAATTTGAGTCTTCTTCTTATTTTGCGCAAGCATCGCCGCCGATCTTGTTCCAAGACGCCGCACCCAAAAGACAATCATTTTGCAGCGGCGAACGAGCACAGATTCGACATCACATTTACTGCTATTCTAATAGTTCTACTTCTGTTCTTGTCGCTCGCCCCGTATTATGTAATGACACTAATTGAATTTCACTGTTCGCAATGTATACGAAGTACGTGGTTCGTACCCTGCCGTCAAATCTCTCTTCTCTTTCGCTTTATACACTGCGCGTGTAATCCCTTTACGTATTCTTTTCGCATTCGTGAATGCCGGCAATCGTTCAAAGCTTTGTTTTCCAAAAGCCAGAGGACTGGAGAGCTTTCTTCGAAAGACTCGCAAGTTTTAAGTCCTACACCGAGCACGATTTTTCTTCGAAGAATGTCCAGAAAGTCTGGCAAAACAGGCGAAGTGATTGAAGAGTTCGTAGAAGAAAATTTGCCCGATGCTCTGGCTTCAGGCCTTGTTAATATGACCACAGATGACCTTGATGTTCAGGCTGATAAAACAGATCATAAAGAAGTGCAGAAGGATCAGAGATTGCGGACAGAAAGTACAAGTAATGTTTCTGGTAGATCAAACGAAATCTCTTTTAAGGAACTTGAACACCATTACGACACAAAATTGTAA